GTGATTAACAGAACATTCGCCCATAAAATTGAAGCCTCTGAGCCCATAGCGCCAGAAACAAAAGTAGTCCCTGCCGCTGCTCCAAAAGCTCCAGGATCCGAGCGTTCAGCAGCAAATGACAGTCGTCCAAATTATCCACGCGATAACAGACAGCAGCAACCAGGCTCAAATCAACAAAATAGACCTCAACATCACGGGTTTAATTCCCAAAATAGACCTAATGCACAAACACAAGGCCCAAATAATCAAGCCAGGCCAAATCAGTCACAGCAAGGTTTTAATCCTCAGAACAGACCTAATAACAATCAGCAACGGCCTGGATTTAACAATAATCGTAATAACCAGCCACAAAATAACCAATCCGGTTTTCAGCAAAATAGACCAACTAATGCTGCACCGAATGCAAATCAACCAAGATTTAATAACAACAACAATCAGCAGCGCCCACCATTCCAGCGTAATGATCAGGCACCACGGACTGATCAACGCCCACCAAATGCTGCCAATAATAGCACTCAATTTCGTGATCGTCCTCAGCCAGCAAATCAAAACAGACCAAATACAAATACTAATTTTGCTAAAAAGCCTCCCCAAGGGCCGAATCGGAATCAACATAACAACAGACCTAACCAGCAGCATCGTTCTCATGCTTCCCAAAATCAGCAGCGCCAGACTCCACCAGTCAAAATGGAGCCACCAAAACCTAAAGTTATTAAGTTAGGTGGTCCAATCACAGTAAAAGAATTTGCTGGAAAAATGGGCCGTGAAGTCAGCGAAGTTATCAAAAAATTGATGATGCTTGGTGTCATGGCTACCATTAATCAAGAAGTAGATATTGATACAGCAACCATTTTAGCTGGCGATTTTGGTGTGACAGTGGAAGAATTGCCGCCAGAAGAGGATCCAACCGAGATTCCTGAAATTGTTGATGATCCAGCTACATTAATTCTACGTTCACCAGTTGTAACTGTAATGGGTCATGTTGACCATGGAAAAACATCGCTGCTTGATGCAATTCGTCAAACTCATGTAACTGCCCAAGAAGCGGGTGGTATTACCCAACATATCGGTGCTTATCAGGTTATTAATCAAGGAAGAAAAATTGTATTTTTGGATACACCCGGCCATGAGGCATTCACAGCAATGCGAGCTCGTGGTGCACAAGTAACAGATATTGCAATTTTAGTTGTAGCTGCGGATGATGGTGTTATGCCACAAACAATTGAAGCAATTAATCATGCAAAATCAGCAAAAGTTCCCATCATTGTTGCAGTTAATAAAATGGACCGTGAAGGTGCTAATCCGGACCGGGTTAAACAACAGCTCTCCGATCACGGCTTGGTTCCCGAGGATTGGGGCGGCGACACCATCATGGTTCCTGTGTCGGCACATAAAAAGACCGGGATCAATGATCTTTTAGAAATGATCGTACTAGTAGCCGAAATGCAGGAACTAAAGGCTAATCCAAATCGTGCAGCACAAGGTACTATTGTTGAAGCACAATTAGATAAAGGCCGCGGTCCTGTTGCTACCGTGCTGATCCAAAAAGGTACCTTACAGATTGGTGATTCAATCATTGCTGGTACAACATATGGTAAAGTCAGAGCCATGATTAATGATCGTGGTGAGAAAGTAAAAAAAGCAGGTCCTTCGACCCCTGTTGAAGTATTAGGCTTAGCCGATGTTCCCGCAGCTGGCGATGTTCTTGTTGCTGTTGATGAAAAAACAGCAAAAGCTGTAGCGGAAAAACGCATTGCTAAAAAACGTACTGAAGAAATGGCCCACTCACAAAAAGTTTCTCTTGATGACTTATTTAAACAAATTCAAGAAGGCAATATCAAAGATTTAAATATTGTTATAAAAGCTGATGTTCAAGGTTCGATTGAAGCAATACGTCAAGCCATGCTGAATTTAAACACAAATAAAGAAGTCAGAGTAAACATTGTCCATGCTGGTGTAGGTGCTATTAATGAGTCTGATGTCATGTTATCTTCAGCTGCTAATGCACTAATTATCGGATTTAATGTGCGTCCTGATGCTAATGCCCGCAAACTGGCAGATACCGAGAAAATTGATATTAGAACATACCGTGTTATTTATGAAGCAATCAATGATGTTGAAGCTGCAATGACAGGAATGCTTGCACCTGAATATAAAGAAGTTGCTCAAGGACGTGTAGAAATTAGGCAAGTATTTAGTTTCTCTAAAGGCATTGTTGCTGGCTCGTATGTCTTAGAAGGAAAGATTACAAGCTCTTCGAAAATTCGTATTGTTCGTAATGGCATAGTTGTTCACGAAGGCGAGCTGGAATCTTTAAGACGCTTTAAGGACGATGTCAAAGAAGTGGCCGCTGGCTATGAGTGTGGTATAACAATTGATAAGTTCCGTGATATTAAAGAAGGCGATATCATCGAAGCATATACAATGGAAGAGATTAAAAGAAACAGTTAAAATTGGACGGAGGGGTTATCATGGGACAACTCCGAGTTGAAAAAGTTCAGGAGTTTATCAAACAAGAAGTCAGTAAAATTATTTTAAATGATTTAAAAGATCCACGCATTGGCTTTGTTACAGTGACGCAAGTTGATGTAACTGGTGATTTGCGAAGCGCTAAAATATATGTTAGCTTAATGGGTAGCGATGATCAAAAAGCAGCTACCTGGGCTGGTCTGCAAAAAGCTCTAGGCTATGTACGCAGTGAGATTGGCAAAAGAATCCGCCTTAGAATGACACCAGAAATAACATTTCAGCTTGATGAATCTTTAGACTATAGTTCGAAAATACAGGAACTATTAATTAAAATTAAAAACGAGGAAGAGGCTAACCATTAAAATGGATATCACGCTTGAACGTACGGCCGACCTTCTGTCAAGGCATTCTAATATTGTAATTACTGCTCATGTTCATCCAGATGGCGACAGCTTGGGTTCTATGTTGGGACTCGCTCACTACTTATCCACAAAAGACAAGAATATTCAACTGCTAATTGATGATGACGTTCCTGCTGTCTATGATTTCCTGCCTGGCAGTGAAATCATAGAACAGCCTGGTTCGCAGCGAATTAAAGCAGATTTACTTGTAATTCTTGATGCGAGTGATCTTGAAAGAATTGGTCGAGTAAAAGATGTAGTTGATGCTCCAATCTTAAACATCGATCATCATATTTCAAACACAAAGTTTGCGGACTATTTGTTTTTGGATAGTCATGCAGCAGCTACTGGAGAAATTATTCTCAGACTCTTAAAGTTGATGGATGCTGACATCTCTACTGATATTGCAACCTGTTTATATACAGCAATTGCTACTGACTGCGGATTTTTTCGCTATGCGAATACTTCGGCCGATACCATGAGGTATTGTGCTGAATTGATTGACTATGGTGTTAAGCCGCATTTAGTGTCAGAAGAGTTAGAGGCAAAGCCTCTAGCCAGTGTTATTAACCTATCAAAGATTCTTCAAACTTTGGAATTGTTTTTTGATGGAAAAATTGCAACAATTACGATTCTCGCTGAAATGCTGGAAGACAATGAAAGTACAGACGGATTTATCAACTATCCTAGAATCATTGAAGGTGTAGAAATTGCGGTTATGTTCAAGCCTACTGATAATGGGACTTGTAGAGTTAGCCTAAGATCTAAACATGTTGATGTCAGTAAAATAGCTCTATATTTCGGCGGTGGCGGTCATGCACGAGCAGCAGGTTGTACAATAAATGGAAGTTTAGCAAAAGTAAAAGCTGAAGTCATAGCTGCAGCAACAAAACAACTGCAGGGGTCTTACGATGGTTAGCGGGTTTATTAATGTTTTAAAGCCTCCTGGTATGACCTCACATGATATTGTTTCATTTATTCGCAGAACCTATGGGCTAAAACGTGTCGGTCATGCCGGCACTCTTGACCCAGCTGCAGCCGGGATTTTGCCAGTTGCCTTAGGTCATGCTACCAGGCTTATCGAGTACACCACTGATGCTGATAAAAGTTATCGTGCTGAACTCACACTTGGATATGCAACCGACAGTGGTGATTCTACCGGCGAAGTAATCTGCCAATCAACCTTTGATACGCCTTCAGCAGCCCAGATCGATCATGTATTAAACTCGTTTATTGGTAGGAATGAGCAAATACCGCCTATGTATTCTGCAGTTAAAATAGCTGGAAAAAAGCTCTATGAACTGGCAAGAAGTGGTGTTACGGTAGAACGGCAGCCTCGTAGTATTTATATTCACGAACTTTCCTTAATACACGCTACACCTGAAACGATCCTTTTTGATGTAACCTGTTCGAAAGGAACATATATCCGCACATTATGTATGGATATTGGCGATAGGCTTGGTATTCCTGCGGTAATGTCGTTTTTAGTTCGAACAAGAGTTGGATCTTTTATGCTTGCTGATTCTTTTACCATTGAGGAGATCGCTGAGCAGCCAGAGTCAGTATTATTGCCAGTCGATACAGCATTAACACATATCCCAATGCTTTTACTAACATTGTCTCAATCCCAGGCATTCCGCTATGGTCAAAGTATACCTTATTTAGGAACTGACCAGCCCTTACTAAGAATCTATGATGATCATCATTTGTTTATTGGTATTGGGCAGCTATTAGCTAATTCACTGACACCCGTAAAAGTTATGTCATTTGCATAATTTATCGGCTACACAGCTTATTGTATAGAGGAGAAGTTTCACATGCAAATTTTTACAACAGTTGACAAGTTGTGCGATAAATATCCCAATATTACGGTAGCTTTGGGTACTTTTGATGGTGTCCATCTTGGTCACCAAAAAATTATTGGTAAGGCAGTTACTTTAGCAAAAGCAATCAATGGCACAAGTGTAGTTTTTACATTTAGTAATCATCCTCTATCCATTGTTGCTCCTGAACGCTGCCCCAGCCAAATTATCACCAATGAATATAAAGCAGATTTACTGCGGTCATTAGGTGTAGATATCTTGATCAATATTCCTTTCACCTCAACTTTGCTTAAATATTCACCAAGTGAATTCATTCATTTACTGCAAACAAACCTAAAGCCAAAGCATGTAGTTGTAGGTCCAAATTATTCTTTCGGCTACAAGTGTGTGGGTAATCCGGATTTGCTTGCAAAAGCTGGGCAAAAAGAGAACTTTGAAGTTGAAGTTCATCCTGCGGTATACCTGGATGGAGATCTTGTAAGTAGTACTTTAATCCGAAAATTCATCGCTGAAGGTAATGTTTCTGAGAGTGCACGCTTACTAGGCCGATCGTTCAGATTAAAAGGCGAAGTTGTTACAGGGGACCAACGCGGGCGTATGTTAGGTTTTCCAACCGCAAACTTGAACATTCCTGATAATTTTGCAATACCAAATAACGGAGTCTATGCGGTAAGAACTTATTTCAATCATTTAACTTATAATTCAATTGCTAATATTGGTATAAATCCTACGTTTCAGGGTATAAACCGTCATATAGAAGTGCATTTATTAGAGTTTAATGACAATCTTTATGGAAAAACAATAGAAGTTGAGTTCTTAGAGAAAATAAGACCTGAAAAAACTTTCTCTGATATTCACGAACTAGTTAAGCAAATTAAATGTGATATTGAAGTTGCTTTTAAATACTACTAATAAAGTTTCTAAATTCCTCAAATCTATATTTACAGTGATATTAGTTTATGTTAAACTAATAAAGATGTGGAAAATACACACATTTATGAACCATAGCTAGGAGATCGAGACTCCGACGTTTTCTTGGCTAACGGGGATATTTAAAGTAAAGGAAGTGTCCATTTTGTTAACAGCTGATTCAAAACAACAACTTATTGAAAAATATCGTATTCATGAGGCTGATACCGGTTCTCCTGAAGTACAGATTGCGATCTTAACTGAACGCATTAATTATTTAACAAATCACTTAAAAGAACACAAAAAAGATCATCATTCACGTCGTGGTCTGTTAAAAATGGTTGGTCAACGCAGAGGCTTATTAAATTATCTGCGCGACAATGATATTGAAAGATATCGTACAATCATTGCTAAACTCAATCTGCGGAAATAATGAAAGCGGGATTATCCCCGCTTTTTTTATTTTCCAAGGTTAAGAGCCTGTAAAAAAGGAAATAATAAAAAAAATGTCGAAGAGTTATTCTTGGAAAAGAATAGGGGATTCAAAGAGGAGGACAACGTATGCATAGCTTTGAAATGGAACTAGGCGGCAGACCACTAATTGTTGAGTCTGGAAAATTGGCAAAACAAGCAGGTGGAGCAGTTCTGGTTCGATATGGGGATACAGCAGTCATTGTTACTGCTACCGCATCAGCTGAGCCACGCGAAGGAATTGATTTTTTCCCATTAACAGTTGATTATGAAGAAAGATTATATTCTGTTGGCAAGATTCCTGGGGGCTTTATAAAGCGCGAGGGACGCCCCAGTGAAGCAGCGATTCTATCTGGTAGATTGATTGATCGGCCAATCCGCCCACTTTTTGCTGATGGCTTTCGTAATGATGTACAGGTCGTAGCAACAGTATTGTCAGTTGATCAGAATAATCCACCAGATATCCCGGCAATGATTGGTGCATCTTGCGCATTATCAGTTTCCGATATTCCATTTAATGGTCCTATTGGTGGTGTTCGCGTCGGCAGAATAGACGGACAGTTCATTATTAACCCAACAGTTGCTCAACAAGAGCAAAGTGAGCTCAATTTGGTTGTTGCTGGAACTAAAGATGCTGTAATTATGGTTGAAGCTGCTGCAAATGAGCTTTCAGAAGAAGTGATCTTGGATGCAATATCATTCGGACACGATGTCATTCGGACTATTATTGATTTTCAGTTAAAAATTGTTGAGTCAATTGGCAAAACAAAACGTGACATAAAATTATTTGACGTCGCGGCGGAAATTGATACTGCTGTACGCGAGTTTGTTACTGAAAAATTAAACTCTGCAGTAAGAAATTCTGATAAACTTGAACGAGAAGCTCAAATTAGCGCTGTAAAAAAAGAAACCACCGAACATTTTGCGACAATATTTCCTGACAACACAAAAAATGTTCAATATGTAGTGCAAAAAGTTCTTAAAGAGCTTGTCCGTAAAATGATTACTGTAGAGAAAATTCGTCCTGATGGACGTGCATTGGAAGAAGTACGCCCCATTACTTGTGATGTTTCGCTTTTAGCACGCACTCATGGTTCTGGACTATTTACCCGTGGTCAAACCCAAGTACTTACAGTCACCACCTTAGGAGCAATTGGTGACGAACAGATATTAGATGGACTCGGTGTAGAAGAATCTAAACGCTATATGCATCATTACAATTTCCCATCCTTCAGTGTTGGTGAAACTAGACCTTCTCGTGGTCCTGGCCGTCGCGAAATTGGCCATGGTGCATTAGCTGAACGTGCGCTAGTGCCAGTTATACCAAATGAGGTTGAATTCCCTTATACCATTCGATTAGTATCCGAAGTTCTCGAATCCAATGGTTCTTCTTCCATGGGCAGTGTCTGCGGCAGTACCTTGTCACTGATGGATGCTGGTGTTCCAATTAAAAGACCTGTCTCCGGCGTAGCAATGGGACTTGTTAAAGAAGGCGACCATTACTCAATCTTAACTGATATCCAAGGTATGGAAGATGCTCTTGGCGATATGGACTTCAAAGTCGCAGGTACTACAAAAGGTGTAACAGCGATACAGATGGACATAAAAATTGCCGGCATTACTAAAGAAATTTTGACTTCGGCATTAGAACAAGCAAAACGGGGTCGCAGTCACATCTTAAATATTATGTTGGAAACTATCAACACACCAAAAACTGAACTTTCTCCATATGCACCAAGAATTATTACAATGGAAATTGATCCTGATAAAATTCGCG
This portion of the Sporomusaceae bacterium FL31 genome encodes:
- the infB gene encoding translation initiation factor IF-2, whose product is MSKYRVYELAKEFNTTSKVILDILARNNVTAKNHMSNVGEEAKSVINRTFAHKIEASEPIAPETKVVPAAAPKAPGSERSAANDSRPNYPRDNRQQQPGSNQQNRPQHHGFNSQNRPNAQTQGPNNQARPNQSQQGFNPQNRPNNNQQRPGFNNNRNNQPQNNQSGFQQNRPTNAAPNANQPRFNNNNNQQRPPFQRNDQAPRTDQRPPNAANNSTQFRDRPQPANQNRPNTNTNFAKKPPQGPNRNQHNNRPNQQHRSHASQNQQRQTPPVKMEPPKPKVIKLGGPITVKEFAGKMGREVSEVIKKLMMLGVMATINQEVDIDTATILAGDFGVTVEELPPEEDPTEIPEIVDDPATLILRSPVVTVMGHVDHGKTSLLDAIRQTHVTAQEAGGITQHIGAYQVINQGRKIVFLDTPGHEAFTAMRARGAQVTDIAILVVAADDGVMPQTIEAINHAKSAKVPIIVAVNKMDREGANPDRVKQQLSDHGLVPEDWGGDTIMVPVSAHKKTGINDLLEMIVLVAEMQELKANPNRAAQGTIVEAQLDKGRGPVATVLIQKGTLQIGDSIIAGTTYGKVRAMINDRGEKVKKAGPSTPVEVLGLADVPAAGDVLVAVDEKTAKAVAEKRIAKKRTEEMAHSQKVSLDDLFKQIQEGNIKDLNIVIKADVQGSIEAIRQAMLNLNTNKEVRVNIVHAGVGAINESDVMLSSAANALIIGFNVRPDANARKLADTEKIDIRTYRVIYEAINDVEAAMTGMLAPEYKEVAQGRVEIRQVFSFSKGIVAGSYVLEGKITSSSKIRIVRNGIVVHEGELESLRRFKDDVKEVAAGYECGITIDKFRDIKEGDIIEAYTMEEIKRNS
- the rbfA gene encoding ribosome-binding factor A; translation: MGQLRVEKVQEFIKQEVSKIILNDLKDPRIGFVTVTQVDVTGDLRSAKIYVSLMGSDDQKAATWAGLQKALGYVRSEIGKRIRLRMTPEITFQLDESLDYSSKIQELLIKIKNEEEANH
- a CDS encoding phosphoesterase RecJ-like protein, with amino-acid sequence MDITLERTADLLSRHSNIVITAHVHPDGDSLGSMLGLAHYLSTKDKNIQLLIDDDVPAVYDFLPGSEIIEQPGSQRIKADLLVILDASDLERIGRVKDVVDAPILNIDHHISNTKFADYLFLDSHAAATGEIILRLLKLMDADISTDIATCLYTAIATDCGFFRYANTSADTMRYCAELIDYGVKPHLVSEELEAKPLASVINLSKILQTLELFFDGKIATITILAEMLEDNESTDGFINYPRIIEGVEIAVMFKPTDNGTCRVSLRSKHVDVSKIALYFGGGGHARAAGCTINGSLAKVKAEVIAAATKQLQGSYDG
- the truB gene encoding tRNA pseudouridine synthase B translates to MVSGFINVLKPPGMTSHDIVSFIRRTYGLKRVGHAGTLDPAAAGILPVALGHATRLIEYTTDADKSYRAELTLGYATDSGDSTGEVICQSTFDTPSAAQIDHVLNSFIGRNEQIPPMYSAVKIAGKKLYELARSGVTVERQPRSIYIHELSLIHATPETILFDVTCSKGTYIRTLCMDIGDRLGIPAVMSFLVRTRVGSFMLADSFTIEEIAEQPESVLLPVDTALTHIPMLLLTLSQSQAFRYGQSIPYLGTDQPLLRIYDDHHLFIGIGQLLANSLTPVKVMSFA
- a CDS encoding riboflavin biosynthesis protein; this translates as MQIFTTVDKLCDKYPNITVALGTFDGVHLGHQKIIGKAVTLAKAINGTSVVFTFSNHPLSIVAPERCPSQIITNEYKADLLRSLGVDILINIPFTSTLLKYSPSEFIHLLQTNLKPKHVVVGPNYSFGYKCVGNPDLLAKAGQKENFEVEVHPAVYLDGDLVSSTLIRKFIAEGNVSESARLLGRSFRLKGEVVTGDQRGRMLGFPTANLNIPDNFAIPNNGVYAVRTYFNHLTYNSIANIGINPTFQGINRHIEVHLLEFNDNLYGKTIEVEFLEKIRPEKTFSDIHELVKQIKCDIEVAFKYY
- the rpsO gene encoding 30S ribosomal protein S15 encodes the protein MLTADSKQQLIEKYRIHEADTGSPEVQIAILTERINYLTNHLKEHKKDHHSRRGLLKMVGQRRGLLNYLRDNDIERYRTIIAKLNLRK
- the pnp gene encoding polyribonucleotide nucleotidyltransferase; this encodes MHSFEMELGGRPLIVESGKLAKQAGGAVLVRYGDTAVIVTATASAEPREGIDFFPLTVDYEERLYSVGKIPGGFIKREGRPSEAAILSGRLIDRPIRPLFADGFRNDVQVVATVLSVDQNNPPDIPAMIGASCALSVSDIPFNGPIGGVRVGRIDGQFIINPTVAQQEQSELNLVVAGTKDAVIMVEAAANELSEEVILDAISFGHDVIRTIIDFQLKIVESIGKTKRDIKLFDVAAEIDTAVREFVTEKLNSAVRNSDKLEREAQISAVKKETTEHFATIFPDNTKNVQYVVQKVLKELVRKMITVEKIRPDGRALEEVRPITCDVSLLARTHGSGLFTRGQTQVLTVTTLGAIGDEQILDGLGVEESKRYMHHYNFPSFSVGETRPSRGPGRREIGHGALAERALVPVIPNEVEFPYTIRLVSEVLESNGSSSMGSVCGSTLSLMDAGVPIKRPVSGVAMGLVKEGDHYSILTDIQGMEDALGDMDFKVAGTTKGVTAIQMDIKIAGITKEILTSALEQAKRGRSHILNIMLETINTPKTELSPYAPRIITMEIDPDKIRDVIGPGGKTIKKIIDETGVTIDIEDDGKVFIAAVDVEAGQKAVRIIESLVRDVEVGGTYQGKVTRIMNFGAFVEILPGKEGLVHISQLARERVAKVEDVVKIGDEILVKVTEIDRQGRVNLSRKELLKPETDDSNKTT